The region TGCCGTCGGGCTGAAGAAACGTTCCGCCGATATCGAGGAACCGAACGGTCTTGCCGCCGTCGTCCAGCGCGGCGACGGCCTCGTTGATCTGCCGGATCTGCGCCCGATGGGGATGATCGGGCTTTTCGCCGCGCGGAAAGACGCCCAGGAGAAGCACGCGAGTGGCGGCGGACCGGGCGTGGATCTCCCGGACGATCGCCTTGATCCCTTCGACGGCGCTCCCGGGAGGCTCGGGATCGCGCTGGCCGATGTTGTTGGTCCCGATCATGAGGACGGCGACCTTCGGCCGGATTCCCTCGAGCTCGCCGTTCTGGAGGCGCCACAGGAGATGCTGGGTGCGGTCGCCGGAGATGCCGAAATTGGCCGCCTTGAGGGGGGCGAAATGCTCGTCCCAGATCCTGCGCCCGGTCGTCCGCCAGGCTTCCGTGATCGAGTCGCCCAGGAAGAGGACGTCGATGTCGCCGCGGCGCGCCTCTTCCACGAAGCCTTTGTGGCGATCGAGCCACTTGCCGTCCTTGGGAACGGGACGCGCCCCCGGCGGGACATCCTGGGGCGCGGCCAGGAGAAGGGCGACCGCCAGAGTCCGGAGGATGATCATCGTCGTCTCTCCAAAAGCGAGTGAAGCACGTTCCTTTCTACTTTCGGAGTGCTACAATGCCAAGCGAAACAGGGGCGGGAATCTCCGCGTTAGGGAACCGTCGAGCATGCGCATGACCCTTCGGGCCGTGGTGGCCGTTTTTTTTCTGTCGTCCGTCCCCCTCGCGCAGGACGGTGAGGCTCCCGAGCAGCGGGCTCCCGGCGGCAAGGGAGCCACCATGGACTACGGCTCTTTTCTTTCCTCGACCGTCAGCCGCGTGAAGTACCGCACGGACGAGGACCTTCTTTCGTACAAAGGAATCTCCATCCGGGTGGGGCCGCAGGCCACGATGTGTTTCGATTCGGATCTCCTGCGCTGGGCGGGCGGCTGGACGGGGGGATTTCTGGACCTCTCGAATACGCACCTTGTCAGCTACAAGGGCAGCCTTCCGACGACGCTCGAGGGCACGTTGCGGTTCACCACGCCCCGGGGTCCGGGCTGGGCGGTGGGGGACGATTTCGCCGATCCCCGGCCGCATCCCTACGGGCCGCTGCCGGAGGAGCGGGGACGCTACGTGGGACTCTACCGGCACGGAGAGCGCGTCGTCCTTTCGTACGTGGTGAGCGGCTGTCCGGTCCTGGAGCTGCCCGGTTTCACGGGAGAGGGATTCACGAGGACGATCCGGCTGGGGCCTTCCCGGGAGACGCTGACCCTTCGGGTGGCGGAGGGACAGGTTCCGGTCGGTCTGATCGGCGCGCCCGAGGGGGCCGCGGTCGTGACGACCGGCGCCGAGGTGCGCGTGCGGATCCCGCCGCGTTCGTCTCCGGCGCTCTTTACGGTCGTGATCGGCGGCTCCCAGGCCGGGCCGCCGGAGGATCCCGCGCCGCTGTGCTCGGGCGGTCCGGCCCGGTGGGGCGAACCTCAGGTCACCCGCGGGGCGCTCGGGGCGGGACCGGGCCCGTACGTGGTGGACACGCTCGTGCTGCCCGACTCCAATCCGTGGAAATCCTGGCTCCGCCTGACGGGGCTGGATTTCTTCTCCGACGGCCGCGCCGCCTTCTGCACGTGGAACGGAGACGTCTGGACGGTCGAGGGCATCGACGACAGGCTGGAGCGCCTGACGTACCGGAGGTTCGCCGCGGGCCTCTATGAGCCGCTGGGGCTCAAGATCGTCGGGGACCAGGTGTACGTTCTCGGTCGTGACCGCATCACGCGGCTTCGGGATCTCAACGGCGACGGAGAGGCCGACTTTTACGAGAATTTCCACGACGCCCTGACGACCATGGCGAACTATCACGCGTTCGCCTTCGAGCTTCACACGGATTCCCAGGGAAACTTCTACTACGCCGTGGACGGGCACCGCGTGGACCCCTCGGTGCCTCTTCATGGGTGCATCGTGAAGGTATCGCCGGACGGCCGGCGGCACGAGGTCGTCGCCACGGGATTGCGCGCCCCGAACGGTCTGAGCCTCGGACCGGGCGACGAGATCACCTGCAGCGACCAGGAAGGGCACTGGATCCCCACGAGCCGCCTCAACTGGGTGCGTCCCGGAGGCTTCTACGGGTATGTGCCTCATTCGGGACGCAAGGATCCGCCGGCGTCCTACGATCCGCCGCTCTGCTGGATTCCTCACGGCGTGGACAATTCCAGCGGCGGCCAGGTGTGGGTGACGAGCGACCGCTGGGGTCCGCTCTCGGGGGCGCTTCTTCACACGTCTTACGGGAAGGCGTCGCTCTTTCTGGTTCCCTTCCAGCGCGCCGGGGACGTCGTTCAGGGCGGCGTAGTCCGGTTTCCGCTCGCCTTCGCCAGCGGGATTATGCGCGGGCGCTTCCATCCGAAGGACGGGCAGCTCTATCTGGCGGGATTGCGCGGCTGGCAGACGACGGGGCTGCGGGACGGGTGTCTCCAGAGGGTCCGGTACACGGGCCGCCCGGTTCACATGGTGACGGGTCTCAAGGTCACGCGGGACGGCCTGGACCTGACGTTTCCCCACCCCTTGGACCCCGAGACGGCGGCCAGCGCGGATTCCTGGGCCGCGCAGATGTGGAATTACCGGTGGTCTGAGAAATACGGTTCGCCCGAGTTTTCCGTGGCCGATCCCGCCCGCCAGGGTCGGGATCCGGTCGAGATCCGGTCCGCGCGGCTTGCTCCGGATGGGCGGACGGTGTCGCTGGCGATTCCGGGAATCCGGCCGGTAATGCAGATGCTCGTTCGCGGTCGGGTCCGGGCGGCCGACGGCGCGGCGGTGCCCGTGGAGCTTTATCTGACGATCCACCGGGTG is a window of Planctomycetota bacterium DNA encoding:
- a CDS encoding DUF6797 domain-containing protein, which codes for MRMTLRAVVAVFFLSSVPLAQDGEAPEQRAPGGKGATMDYGSFLSSTVSRVKYRTDEDLLSYKGISIRVGPQATMCFDSDLLRWAGGWTGGFLDLSNTHLVSYKGSLPTTLEGTLRFTTPRGPGWAVGDDFADPRPHPYGPLPEERGRYVGLYRHGERVVLSYVVSGCPVLELPGFTGEGFTRTIRLGPSRETLTLRVAEGQVPVGLIGAPEGAAVVTTGAEVRVRIPPRSSPALFTVVIGGSQAGPPEDPAPLCSGGPARWGEPQVTRGALGAGPGPYVVDTLVLPDSNPWKSWLRLTGLDFFSDGRAAFCTWNGDVWTVEGIDDRLERLTYRRFAAGLYEPLGLKIVGDQVYVLGRDRITRLRDLNGDGEADFYENFHDALTTMANYHAFAFELHTDSQGNFYYAVDGHRVDPSVPLHGCIVKVSPDGRRHEVVATGLRAPNGLSLGPGDEITCSDQEGHWIPTSRLNWVRPGGFYGYVPHSGRKDPPASYDPPLCWIPHGVDNSSGGQVWVTSDRWGPLSGALLHTSYGKASLFLVPFQRAGDVVQGGVVRFPLAFASGIMRGRFHPKDGQLYLAGLRGWQTTGLRDGCLQRVRYTGRPVHMVTGLKVTRDGLDLTFPHPLDPETAASADSWAAQMWNYRWSEKYGSPEFSVADPARQGRDPVEIRSARLAPDGRTVSLAIPGIRPVMQMLVRGRVRAADGAAVPVELYLTIHRVP
- a CDS encoding platelet-activating factor acetylhydrolase IB subunit; the encoded protein is MIILRTLAVALLLAAPQDVPPGARPVPKDGKWLDRHKGFVEEARRGDIDVLFLGDSITEAWRTTGRRIWDEHFAPLKAANFGISGDRTQHLLWRLQNGELEGIRPKVAVLMIGTNNIGQRDPEPPGSAVEGIKAIVREIHARSAATRVLLLGVFPRGEKPDHPHRAQIRQINEAVAALDDGGKTVRFLDIGGTFLQPDGTISKEIMPDFLHLSEKGYALWAQAIREPLRRLLAP